In Gopherus flavomarginatus isolate rGopFla2 chromosome 1, rGopFla2.mat.asm, whole genome shotgun sequence, a single genomic region encodes these proteins:
- the KEL gene encoding kell blood group glycoprotein isoform X6: MNGTRTPQQPCEEDPREAAKNRRCLRGKSLLLCALMLSTVLGFALLLAYTILHQGLEPCDTKECLTLLARLLEVPQLRVGSSAKEKAIRFYHSCMDTQQIEAEGAQPLKELINQIGGWNFTGPEKQTDFNQTLQILMGKYNTFPFFRAYVGPNSSDPSTNIIQIDHPEFEMPPESDYNEKGNYPEVVRVYFSYLMKLGTLLGGPQNVTSTFISFALSFISNLQKEVTPLQERQERGMLFYHTTIRELQEKAPAIDWLSCLQAAFHPVQLNISQPIAVHDMDYLKGMSRMIGKWQKGRVLQIYMILCLVGNLSPALDSRFQDARRELYEKLHGKTGESGLVQAHRWRKCLSDTSTFFEPVLGEMIVQEIFPQETKELAEKMFSVVRDALNSRLDQVEWMDEQTRQEAKDKVSKLQVEIGYPDRTLQTPEIDREFQDLEIHDNTFLLNVVACLKAVRENFSLRLLHPHLQDNWKVFPWSVHSYYSLRHHAVVFPAGMFRSPFFHAEFPSAVNFGAMGVIMAHELLHAFHDYVVPESCPRCNRDALVWGTDCMVEQYERYSLQGLRINGTFTLLENAADTGGLAIAYQAYKNWLKKHKQERNLLGSGLSHHQLFYISFANGMCGHQSHERLQAFLHNDPHSPPPLRVRGPLSNSQDFARHFHCSSTAPMNPAFKCHIW, translated from the exons CCCTGTGAGGAGGATCCAAGAGAGGCTGCAAAGAACAGAAGATGTCTCCGGGGAAAGAGCCTGCTCCTGTGTGCTCTCATGCTCAGCACTGTCCTTGGGTTTGCATTGCTTCTTGCCTACACCATCCTACACCAGGGCCTGG AACCTTGTGACACCAAGGAGTGTCTCACGCTACTGGCCAGACTCCTGGAG GTTCCACAACTCAGGGTTGGAAGCTCAGCCAAGGAAAAAGCCATCCGGTTCTACCACTCCTGCATGGATACCCAACAGATAGAAGCAGAAGGGGCTCAGCCCTTGAAGGAGCTTATAAATCAG ATTGGTGGCTGGAACTTCACAGGCCCTGAGAAACAGACCGATTTTAACCAGACCCTGCAAATACTCATGGGCAAATACAACACCTTCCCCTTCTTCAGAGCGTATGTGGGACCCAACTCTTCTGACCCCAGCACCAATATCATCCAG ATTGACCATCCTGAGTTTGAGATGCCACCAGAGAGTGACTACAATGAAAAAGGAAATTATCCTGAG GTGGTCCGTGTGTATTTCTCATACCTGATGAAGCTGGGGACACTGTTGGGAGGGCCACAGAATGTTACCTCCACCTTCATCTCCTTTGCCTTGTCTTTCATCTCCAACCTCCAGAAGGAGGTCACCCCACTGCAGGAACGGCAGGAGAGAGGGATGCTGTTCTATCACACCACTATCAGGGAGCTGCAG GAAAAGGCACCTGCGATCGATTGGCTGTCATGCCTCCAGGCAGCCTTCCATCCAGTGCAGCTGAACATTTCCCAGCCAATCGCAGTGCATGACATGGATTATTTGAAAGGCATGTCACGGATGATTGGAAAATGGCAGAAGGGGAG GGTCCTACAGATCTATATGATCCTCTGCCTGGTTGGAAACCTCTCCCCAGCCCTCGACAGCCGGTTCCAAGATGCACGCAGGGAGCTATATGAAAAGCTGCATGGAAAGACAGGGGAATCTGGGTTG GTACAGGCCCATCGCTGGAGGAAGTGCCTGAGTGACACCAGCACCTTCTTTGAGCCTGTCCTTGGGGAGATGATTGTGCAAGAGATTTTCCCTCAAGAGACAAAGGAACTC GCTGAGAAAATGTTCTCTGTGGTCCGAGATGCCCTCAACAGTCGGCTGGATCAGGTGGAGTGGATGGATGAGCAGACCCGACAAGAGGCCAAGGACAAG GTTTCTAAGCTTCAGGTGGAAATTGGCTATCCAGACAGAACCCTCCAAACTCCTGAAATAGACCGGGAATTCCAGGAT CTGGAGATACATGACAATACTTTTTTGCTCAATGTGGTGGCCTGCCTGAAAGCTGTGAGGGAAAATTTCTCCCTGAGGCTCCTTCATCCCCACCTGCAGGATAA TTGGAAGGTCTTCCCTTGGTCTGTCCATTCCTACTACTCATTGAGGCACCACGCCGTGGTCTTCCCCGCGGGAATGTTCCGCAGCCCCTTCTTCCACGCAGAGTTCCCCAG CGCTGTGAACTTTGGAGCCATGGGAGTCATCATGGCACATGAGCTGCTTCACGCATTCCATGATTATG TGGTGCCTGAGAGCTGTCCTAGATGCAACAGGGATGCATTAGTGTGGGGTACAGACTGCATGGTGGAACAGTATGAACGCTACTCTCTGCAGGGCCTGAGAATCAATGGCACTTTCACCCTGCTGGAGAATGCAGCTGACACAGGAGGACTCGCCATCGCTTACCAG GCCTATAAGAACTGGCTGAaaaagcacaaacaggagaggaatTTACTCGGGAGTGGACTCTCACACCATCAGCTCTTCTACATCAGCTTTGCCAAT
- the KEL gene encoding kell blood group glycoprotein isoform X7: protein MAQGLLSSPVRRIQERLQRTEDVSGERACSCVLSCSALSLEPCDTKECLTLLARLLEVPQLRVGSSAKEKAIRFYHSCMDTQQIEAEGAQPLKELINQIGGWNFTGPEKQTDFNQTLQILMGKYNTFPFFRAYVGPNSSDPSTNIIQIDHPEFEMPPESDYNEKGNYPEVVRVYFSYLMKLGTLLGGPQNVTSTFISFALSFISNLQKEVTPLQERQERGMLFYHTTIRELQEKAPAIDWLSCLQAAFHPVQLNISQPIAVHDMDYLKGMSRMIGKWQKGRVLQIYMILCLVGNLSPALDSRFQDARRELYEKLHGKTGESGLVQAHRWRKCLSDTSTFFEPVLGEMIVQEIFPQETKELAEKMFSVVRDALNSRLDQVEWMDEQTRQEAKDKVSKLQVEIGYPDRTLQTPEIDREFQDLEIHDNTFLLNVVACLKAVRENFSLRLLHPHLQDNWKVFPWSVHSYYSLRHHAVVFPAGMFRSPFFHAEFPSAVNFGAMGVIMAHELLHAFHDYVVPESCPRCNRDALVWGTDCMVEQYERYSLQGLRINGTFTLLENAADTGGLAIAYQAYKNWLKKHKQERNLLGSGLSHHQLFYISFANGMCGHQSHERLQAFLHNDPHSPPPLRVRGPLSNSQDFARHFHCSSTAPMNPAFKCHIW, encoded by the exons CCCTGTGAGGAGGATCCAAGAGAGGCTGCAAAGAACAGAAGATGTCTCCGGGGAAAGAGCCTGCTCCTGTGTGCTCTCATGCTCAGCACTGTCCTTGG AACCTTGTGACACCAAGGAGTGTCTCACGCTACTGGCCAGACTCCTGGAG GTTCCACAACTCAGGGTTGGAAGCTCAGCCAAGGAAAAAGCCATCCGGTTCTACCACTCCTGCATGGATACCCAACAGATAGAAGCAGAAGGGGCTCAGCCCTTGAAGGAGCTTATAAATCAG ATTGGTGGCTGGAACTTCACAGGCCCTGAGAAACAGACCGATTTTAACCAGACCCTGCAAATACTCATGGGCAAATACAACACCTTCCCCTTCTTCAGAGCGTATGTGGGACCCAACTCTTCTGACCCCAGCACCAATATCATCCAG ATTGACCATCCTGAGTTTGAGATGCCACCAGAGAGTGACTACAATGAAAAAGGAAATTATCCTGAG GTGGTCCGTGTGTATTTCTCATACCTGATGAAGCTGGGGACACTGTTGGGAGGGCCACAGAATGTTACCTCCACCTTCATCTCCTTTGCCTTGTCTTTCATCTCCAACCTCCAGAAGGAGGTCACCCCACTGCAGGAACGGCAGGAGAGAGGGATGCTGTTCTATCACACCACTATCAGGGAGCTGCAG GAAAAGGCACCTGCGATCGATTGGCTGTCATGCCTCCAGGCAGCCTTCCATCCAGTGCAGCTGAACATTTCCCAGCCAATCGCAGTGCATGACATGGATTATTTGAAAGGCATGTCACGGATGATTGGAAAATGGCAGAAGGGGAG GGTCCTACAGATCTATATGATCCTCTGCCTGGTTGGAAACCTCTCCCCAGCCCTCGACAGCCGGTTCCAAGATGCACGCAGGGAGCTATATGAAAAGCTGCATGGAAAGACAGGGGAATCTGGGTTG GTACAGGCCCATCGCTGGAGGAAGTGCCTGAGTGACACCAGCACCTTCTTTGAGCCTGTCCTTGGGGAGATGATTGTGCAAGAGATTTTCCCTCAAGAGACAAAGGAACTC GCTGAGAAAATGTTCTCTGTGGTCCGAGATGCCCTCAACAGTCGGCTGGATCAGGTGGAGTGGATGGATGAGCAGACCCGACAAGAGGCCAAGGACAAG GTTTCTAAGCTTCAGGTGGAAATTGGCTATCCAGACAGAACCCTCCAAACTCCTGAAATAGACCGGGAATTCCAGGAT CTGGAGATACATGACAATACTTTTTTGCTCAATGTGGTGGCCTGCCTGAAAGCTGTGAGGGAAAATTTCTCCCTGAGGCTCCTTCATCCCCACCTGCAGGATAA TTGGAAGGTCTTCCCTTGGTCTGTCCATTCCTACTACTCATTGAGGCACCACGCCGTGGTCTTCCCCGCGGGAATGTTCCGCAGCCCCTTCTTCCACGCAGAGTTCCCCAG CGCTGTGAACTTTGGAGCCATGGGAGTCATCATGGCACATGAGCTGCTTCACGCATTCCATGATTATG TGGTGCCTGAGAGCTGTCCTAGATGCAACAGGGATGCATTAGTGTGGGGTACAGACTGCATGGTGGAACAGTATGAACGCTACTCTCTGCAGGGCCTGAGAATCAATGGCACTTTCACCCTGCTGGAGAATGCAGCTGACACAGGAGGACTCGCCATCGCTTACCAG GCCTATAAGAACTGGCTGAaaaagcacaaacaggagaggaatTTACTCGGGAGTGGACTCTCACACCATCAGCTCTTCTACATCAGCTTTGCCAAT
- the KEL gene encoding kell blood group glycoprotein isoform X4 — protein sequence MNGTRTPQQPCEEDPREAAKNRRCLRGKSLLLCALMLSTVLGFALLLAYTILHQGLEPCDTKECLTLLARLLEVRNATIDPCEDFYGYACGNWEANHLRTGTMESSNVFDVLLEENQLILKRLLEVPQLRVGSSAKEKAIRFYHSCMDTQQIEAEGAQPLKELINQIGGWNFTGPEKQTDFNQTLQILMGKYNTFPFFRAYVGPNSSDPSTNIIQIDHPEFEMPPESDYNEKGNYPEKEVTPLQERQERGMLFYHTTIRELQEKAPAIDWLSCLQAAFHPVQLNISQPIAVHDMDYLKGMSRMIGKWQKGRVLQIYMILCLVGNLSPALDSRFQDARRELYEKLHGKTGESGLVQAHRWRKCLSDTSTFFEPVLGEMIVQEIFPQETKELAEKMFSVVRDALNSRLDQVEWMDEQTRQEAKDKVSKLQVEIGYPDRTLQTPEIDREFQDLEIHDNTFLLNVVACLKAVRENFSLRLLHPHLQDNWKVFPWSVHSYYSLRHHAVVFPAGMFRSPFFHAEFPSAVNFGAMGVIMAHELLHAFHDYVVPESCPRCNRDALVWGTDCMVEQYERYSLQGLRINGTFTLLENAADTGGLAIAYQAYKNWLKKHKQERNLLGSGLSHHQLFYISFANGMCGHQSHERLQAFLHNDPHSPPPLRVRGPLSNSQDFARHFHCSSTAPMNPAFKCHIW from the exons CCCTGTGAGGAGGATCCAAGAGAGGCTGCAAAGAACAGAAGATGTCTCCGGGGAAAGAGCCTGCTCCTGTGTGCTCTCATGCTCAGCACTGTCCTTGGGTTTGCATTGCTTCTTGCCTACACCATCCTACACCAGGGCCTGG AACCTTGTGACACCAAGGAGTGTCTCACGCTACTGGCCAGACTCCTGGAGGTGAGAAATGCCACCATAGACCCCTGTGAGGATTTTTATGGCTATGCCTGTGGCAACTGGGAAGCCAACCACTTGCGCACAGGGACTATGGAGTCATCAAATGTGTTTGATGTCCTGCTGGAAGAAAACCAGCTGATCCTGAAGAGGCTTTTAG AGGTTCCACAACTCAGGGTTGGAAGCTCAGCCAAGGAAAAAGCCATCCGGTTCTACCACTCCTGCATGGATACCCAACAGATAGAAGCAGAAGGGGCTCAGCCCTTGAAGGAGCTTATAAATCAG ATTGGTGGCTGGAACTTCACAGGCCCTGAGAAACAGACCGATTTTAACCAGACCCTGCAAATACTCATGGGCAAATACAACACCTTCCCCTTCTTCAGAGCGTATGTGGGACCCAACTCTTCTGACCCCAGCACCAATATCATCCAG ATTGACCATCCTGAGTTTGAGATGCCACCAGAGAGTGACTACAATGAAAAAGGAAATTATCCTGAG AAGGAGGTCACCCCACTGCAGGAACGGCAGGAGAGAGGGATGCTGTTCTATCACACCACTATCAGGGAGCTGCAG GAAAAGGCACCTGCGATCGATTGGCTGTCATGCCTCCAGGCAGCCTTCCATCCAGTGCAGCTGAACATTTCCCAGCCAATCGCAGTGCATGACATGGATTATTTGAAAGGCATGTCACGGATGATTGGAAAATGGCAGAAGGGGAG GGTCCTACAGATCTATATGATCCTCTGCCTGGTTGGAAACCTCTCCCCAGCCCTCGACAGCCGGTTCCAAGATGCACGCAGGGAGCTATATGAAAAGCTGCATGGAAAGACAGGGGAATCTGGGTTG GTACAGGCCCATCGCTGGAGGAAGTGCCTGAGTGACACCAGCACCTTCTTTGAGCCTGTCCTTGGGGAGATGATTGTGCAAGAGATTTTCCCTCAAGAGACAAAGGAACTC GCTGAGAAAATGTTCTCTGTGGTCCGAGATGCCCTCAACAGTCGGCTGGATCAGGTGGAGTGGATGGATGAGCAGACCCGACAAGAGGCCAAGGACAAG GTTTCTAAGCTTCAGGTGGAAATTGGCTATCCAGACAGAACCCTCCAAACTCCTGAAATAGACCGGGAATTCCAGGAT CTGGAGATACATGACAATACTTTTTTGCTCAATGTGGTGGCCTGCCTGAAAGCTGTGAGGGAAAATTTCTCCCTGAGGCTCCTTCATCCCCACCTGCAGGATAA TTGGAAGGTCTTCCCTTGGTCTGTCCATTCCTACTACTCATTGAGGCACCACGCCGTGGTCTTCCCCGCGGGAATGTTCCGCAGCCCCTTCTTCCACGCAGAGTTCCCCAG CGCTGTGAACTTTGGAGCCATGGGAGTCATCATGGCACATGAGCTGCTTCACGCATTCCATGATTATG TGGTGCCTGAGAGCTGTCCTAGATGCAACAGGGATGCATTAGTGTGGGGTACAGACTGCATGGTGGAACAGTATGAACGCTACTCTCTGCAGGGCCTGAGAATCAATGGCACTTTCACCCTGCTGGAGAATGCAGCTGACACAGGAGGACTCGCCATCGCTTACCAG GCCTATAAGAACTGGCTGAaaaagcacaaacaggagaggaatTTACTCGGGAGTGGACTCTCACACCATCAGCTCTTCTACATCAGCTTTGCCAAT
- the KEL gene encoding kell blood group glycoprotein isoform X8: protein MESSNVFDVLLEENQLILKRLLEVPQLRVGSSAKEKAIRFYHSCMDTQQIEAEGAQPLKELINQIGGWNFTGPEKQTDFNQTLQILMGKYNTFPFFRAYVGPNSSDPSTNIIQIDHPEFEMPPESDYNEKGNYPEVVRVYFSYLMKLGTLLGGPQNVTSTFISFALSFISNLQKEVTPLQERQERGMLFYHTTIRELQEKAPAIDWLSCLQAAFHPVQLNISQPIAVHDMDYLKGMSRMIGKWQKGRVLQIYMILCLVGNLSPALDSRFQDARRELYEKLHGKTGESGLVQAHRWRKCLSDTSTFFEPVLGEMIVQEIFPQETKELAEKMFSVVRDALNSRLDQVEWMDEQTRQEAKDKVSKLQVEIGYPDRTLQTPEIDREFQDLEIHDNTFLLNVVACLKAVRENFSLRLLHPHLQDNWKVFPWSVHSYYSLRHHAVVFPAGMFRSPFFHAEFPSAVNFGAMGVIMAHELLHAFHDYVVPESCPRCNRDALVWGTDCMVEQYERYSLQGLRINGTFTLLENAADTGGLAIAYQAYKNWLKKHKQERNLLGSGLSHHQLFYISFANGMCGHQSHERLQAFLHNDPHSPPPLRVRGPLSNSQDFARHFHCSSTAPMNPAFKCHIW, encoded by the exons ATGGAGTCATCAAATGTGTTTGATGTCCTGCTGGAAGAAAACCAGCTGATCCTGAAGAGGCTTTTAG AGGTTCCACAACTCAGGGTTGGAAGCTCAGCCAAGGAAAAAGCCATCCGGTTCTACCACTCCTGCATGGATACCCAACAGATAGAAGCAGAAGGGGCTCAGCCCTTGAAGGAGCTTATAAATCAG ATTGGTGGCTGGAACTTCACAGGCCCTGAGAAACAGACCGATTTTAACCAGACCCTGCAAATACTCATGGGCAAATACAACACCTTCCCCTTCTTCAGAGCGTATGTGGGACCCAACTCTTCTGACCCCAGCACCAATATCATCCAG ATTGACCATCCTGAGTTTGAGATGCCACCAGAGAGTGACTACAATGAAAAAGGAAATTATCCTGAG GTGGTCCGTGTGTATTTCTCATACCTGATGAAGCTGGGGACACTGTTGGGAGGGCCACAGAATGTTACCTCCACCTTCATCTCCTTTGCCTTGTCTTTCATCTCCAACCTCCAGAAGGAGGTCACCCCACTGCAGGAACGGCAGGAGAGAGGGATGCTGTTCTATCACACCACTATCAGGGAGCTGCAG GAAAAGGCACCTGCGATCGATTGGCTGTCATGCCTCCAGGCAGCCTTCCATCCAGTGCAGCTGAACATTTCCCAGCCAATCGCAGTGCATGACATGGATTATTTGAAAGGCATGTCACGGATGATTGGAAAATGGCAGAAGGGGAG GGTCCTACAGATCTATATGATCCTCTGCCTGGTTGGAAACCTCTCCCCAGCCCTCGACAGCCGGTTCCAAGATGCACGCAGGGAGCTATATGAAAAGCTGCATGGAAAGACAGGGGAATCTGGGTTG GTACAGGCCCATCGCTGGAGGAAGTGCCTGAGTGACACCAGCACCTTCTTTGAGCCTGTCCTTGGGGAGATGATTGTGCAAGAGATTTTCCCTCAAGAGACAAAGGAACTC GCTGAGAAAATGTTCTCTGTGGTCCGAGATGCCCTCAACAGTCGGCTGGATCAGGTGGAGTGGATGGATGAGCAGACCCGACAAGAGGCCAAGGACAAG GTTTCTAAGCTTCAGGTGGAAATTGGCTATCCAGACAGAACCCTCCAAACTCCTGAAATAGACCGGGAATTCCAGGAT CTGGAGATACATGACAATACTTTTTTGCTCAATGTGGTGGCCTGCCTGAAAGCTGTGAGGGAAAATTTCTCCCTGAGGCTCCTTCATCCCCACCTGCAGGATAA TTGGAAGGTCTTCCCTTGGTCTGTCCATTCCTACTACTCATTGAGGCACCACGCCGTGGTCTTCCCCGCGGGAATGTTCCGCAGCCCCTTCTTCCACGCAGAGTTCCCCAG CGCTGTGAACTTTGGAGCCATGGGAGTCATCATGGCACATGAGCTGCTTCACGCATTCCATGATTATG TGGTGCCTGAGAGCTGTCCTAGATGCAACAGGGATGCATTAGTGTGGGGTACAGACTGCATGGTGGAACAGTATGAACGCTACTCTCTGCAGGGCCTGAGAATCAATGGCACTTTCACCCTGCTGGAGAATGCAGCTGACACAGGAGGACTCGCCATCGCTTACCAG GCCTATAAGAACTGGCTGAaaaagcacaaacaggagaggaatTTACTCGGGAGTGGACTCTCACACCATCAGCTCTTCTACATCAGCTTTGCCAAT
- the KEL gene encoding kell blood group glycoprotein isoform X2, whose translation MNGTRTPQQPCEEDPREAAKNRRCLRGKSLLLCALMLSTVLGFALLLAYTILHQGLEPCDTKECLTLLARLLEVRNATIDPCEDFYGYACGNWEANHLRTGTMESSNVFDVLLEENQLILKRLLEVPQLRVGSSAKEKAIRFYHSCMDTQQIEAEGAQPLKELINQIGGWNFTGPEKQTDFNQTLQILMGKYNTFPFFRAYVGPNSSDPSTNIIQIDHPEFEMPPESDYNEKGNYPEVVRVYFSYLMKLGTLLGGPQNVTSTFISFALSFISNLQKEVTPLQERQERGMLFYHTTIRELQEKAPAIDWLSCLQAAFHPVQLNISQPIAVHDMDYLKGMSRMIGKWQKGRVLQIYMILCLVGNLSPALDSRFQDARRELYEKLHGKTGESGLAHRWRKCLSDTSTFFEPVLGEMIVQEIFPQETKELAEKMFSVVRDALNSRLDQVEWMDEQTRQEAKDKVSKLQVEIGYPDRTLQTPEIDREFQDLEIHDNTFLLNVVACLKAVRENFSLRLLHPHLQDNWKVFPWSVHSYYSLRHHAVVFPAGMFRSPFFHAEFPSAVNFGAMGVIMAHELLHAFHDYVVPESCPRCNRDALVWGTDCMVEQYERYSLQGLRINGTFTLLENAADTGGLAIAYQAYKNWLKKHKQERNLLGSGLSHHQLFYISFANGMCGHQSHERLQAFLHNDPHSPPPLRVRGPLSNSQDFARHFHCSSTAPMNPAFKCHIW comes from the exons CCCTGTGAGGAGGATCCAAGAGAGGCTGCAAAGAACAGAAGATGTCTCCGGGGAAAGAGCCTGCTCCTGTGTGCTCTCATGCTCAGCACTGTCCTTGGGTTTGCATTGCTTCTTGCCTACACCATCCTACACCAGGGCCTGG AACCTTGTGACACCAAGGAGTGTCTCACGCTACTGGCCAGACTCCTGGAGGTGAGAAATGCCACCATAGACCCCTGTGAGGATTTTTATGGCTATGCCTGTGGCAACTGGGAAGCCAACCACTTGCGCACAGGGACTATGGAGTCATCAAATGTGTTTGATGTCCTGCTGGAAGAAAACCAGCTGATCCTGAAGAGGCTTTTAG AGGTTCCACAACTCAGGGTTGGAAGCTCAGCCAAGGAAAAAGCCATCCGGTTCTACCACTCCTGCATGGATACCCAACAGATAGAAGCAGAAGGGGCTCAGCCCTTGAAGGAGCTTATAAATCAG ATTGGTGGCTGGAACTTCACAGGCCCTGAGAAACAGACCGATTTTAACCAGACCCTGCAAATACTCATGGGCAAATACAACACCTTCCCCTTCTTCAGAGCGTATGTGGGACCCAACTCTTCTGACCCCAGCACCAATATCATCCAG ATTGACCATCCTGAGTTTGAGATGCCACCAGAGAGTGACTACAATGAAAAAGGAAATTATCCTGAG GTGGTCCGTGTGTATTTCTCATACCTGATGAAGCTGGGGACACTGTTGGGAGGGCCACAGAATGTTACCTCCACCTTCATCTCCTTTGCCTTGTCTTTCATCTCCAACCTCCAGAAGGAGGTCACCCCACTGCAGGAACGGCAGGAGAGAGGGATGCTGTTCTATCACACCACTATCAGGGAGCTGCAG GAAAAGGCACCTGCGATCGATTGGCTGTCATGCCTCCAGGCAGCCTTCCATCCAGTGCAGCTGAACATTTCCCAGCCAATCGCAGTGCATGACATGGATTATTTGAAAGGCATGTCACGGATGATTGGAAAATGGCAGAAGGGGAG GGTCCTACAGATCTATATGATCCTCTGCCTGGTTGGAAACCTCTCCCCAGCCCTCGACAGCCGGTTCCAAGATGCACGCAGGGAGCTATATGAAAAGCTGCATGGAAAGACAGGGGAATCTGGGTTG GCCCATCGCTGGAGGAAGTGCCTGAGTGACACCAGCACCTTCTTTGAGCCTGTCCTTGGGGAGATGATTGTGCAAGAGATTTTCCCTCAAGAGACAAAGGAACTC GCTGAGAAAATGTTCTCTGTGGTCCGAGATGCCCTCAACAGTCGGCTGGATCAGGTGGAGTGGATGGATGAGCAGACCCGACAAGAGGCCAAGGACAAG GTTTCTAAGCTTCAGGTGGAAATTGGCTATCCAGACAGAACCCTCCAAACTCCTGAAATAGACCGGGAATTCCAGGAT CTGGAGATACATGACAATACTTTTTTGCTCAATGTGGTGGCCTGCCTGAAAGCTGTGAGGGAAAATTTCTCCCTGAGGCTCCTTCATCCCCACCTGCAGGATAA TTGGAAGGTCTTCCCTTGGTCTGTCCATTCCTACTACTCATTGAGGCACCACGCCGTGGTCTTCCCCGCGGGAATGTTCCGCAGCCCCTTCTTCCACGCAGAGTTCCCCAG CGCTGTGAACTTTGGAGCCATGGGAGTCATCATGGCACATGAGCTGCTTCACGCATTCCATGATTATG TGGTGCCTGAGAGCTGTCCTAGATGCAACAGGGATGCATTAGTGTGGGGTACAGACTGCATGGTGGAACAGTATGAACGCTACTCTCTGCAGGGCCTGAGAATCAATGGCACTTTCACCCTGCTGGAGAATGCAGCTGACACAGGAGGACTCGCCATCGCTTACCAG GCCTATAAGAACTGGCTGAaaaagcacaaacaggagaggaatTTACTCGGGAGTGGACTCTCACACCATCAGCTCTTCTACATCAGCTTTGCCAAT